In the genome of Physeter macrocephalus isolate SW-GA chromosome 20, ASM283717v5, whole genome shotgun sequence, one region contains:
- the LOC112062128 gene encoding LOW QUALITY PROTEIN: UDP-N-acetylglucosamine transporter-like (The sequence of the model RefSeq protein was modified relative to this genomic sequence to represent the inferred CDS: inserted 2 bases in 1 codon) gives MSANLKYLSSGILIFQTSSLVLTMRYSRTLKEEGPRYLSSTAVVVAELLKIMACILLVYKDSKCSLRALNGILHDEILNKPMETLKLAIPSGIYTLQNNXYVALSNLDAATYQVTYQLKILTTALFSVSMLSKKLGVYQWLSLVILMTGVAFVRWPSDSQELDSKELSAGSQFVGLMAVLTACFSSGFAGVYFEKILKETKQSVWIRNIQLGFFGSIFGLMCVYVYDGELASKNGFFQGYNRLTWIVVVLQALGGLVIAAVIKYADNILKGFATSLSIILSTLISYFWLQDFVPTSVFFLGAILVITATFLYGYDPKPAGNPTKA, from the exons ATGTCAGCCAACCTCAAATACCTTTCCTCGGGAATTTTGATCTTTCAGACTAGCAGTCTGGTTCTAACGATGCGTTATTCTAGGACTTTAAAAGAGGAGGGGCCTCGTTATCTGTCATCTACAGCCGTGGTTGTTGCTGAACTTTTGAAGATAATGGCCTGCATTTTATTAGTCTACAAAGACAGCAAATGTAGTCTAAGAGCACTGAATGGAATACTACATGATGAAATTCTTAATAAACCTATGGAAACACTTAAACTTGCTATTCCATCAGGGATATACACTCTTCAGAATAA TTATGTGGCCCTGTCAAATCTAGATGCAGCTACTTATCAGGTCACATATCAGTTGAAAATTCTTACGACTGCATTATTTTCTGTGTCGATGCTTAGTAAAAAATTAGGTGTGTACCAGTGGCTCTCCCTAGTAATTTTGATGACAGGAGTTGCTTTTGTACGGTGGCCCTCAGATTCTCAAGAGCTTGATTCTAAGGAACTTTCAGCTGGCTCACAATTCGTAGGCCTCATGGCAGTTCTCACAGCATGTTTTTCAAGTGGCTTTGCTGGGGTTTACtttgagaaaatcttaaaagaaaccaaacaatcAGTGTGGATAAGAAACATTCAACTTGGTTTCTTTGGGAGTATATTTGGattaatgtgtgtatatgtttatgatGGAGAACTGGCATCAAAGAATGGATTTTTTCAGGGGTATAACCGGCTGACCTGGATAGTTGTTGTTCTTCAGGCACTGGGAGGCCTTGTAATAGCTGCTGTTATTAAGTATGcggataacattttaaaaggatttgcAACCTCTCTGTCCATAATATTATCAACACTGATATCTTATTTTTGGCTACAAGATTTCGTACCAACCAGTGTCTTTTTCCTTGGAGCCATCCTTGTAATAACAGCTACTTTCCTATATGGTTATGATCCTAAACCTGCAGGAAATCCCACTAAAGCATAG